One Streptomyces sp. SAI-135 DNA segment encodes these proteins:
- a CDS encoding endo-beta-N-acetylglucosaminidase, whose protein sequence is MNPTRRTVLLAATAAALLPALPAKAATATALQPYATYWYPDSLPSGSPGTGITWRSLKTWRAAEDADLAFNAAAVPLAGRFTPTPANPTARADQARIQSLVSFGPTAGNPSQGSATSDYYAFGHWAYVDELVFWGGSSGEGLILAPNAPIVDAAHRHGVPVLGNIFLPPAAYGGQLQWTRDLVQKDAAGRYPLADRLVAVATAYGFDGWFVNAETGGGDAALGADMLGFVRELKALSAARGQRVTWYDSMTVNGTVSWQGALNSRNQAFFEAADDMFVDFRWTASSLASSGTLAQQLGRNRYELWAGVDVEANGWNTSENWDAIVPGDSPHVTSIGLYRPEWTRNHLPADQRSPRDFHAADDRFWTGRSLDPSRPDATDPWHAPAVSVADRSTVTAVPFASVFNTGHGLRWYEEGVVTSDTPWNHLGLQDRLPSRQWIVRTRGTRPAVSFDFADAWRGGSSVLVDGVLDEPVTVDLYAVRLPVSGDTVVELTHRTDEGEVGVELAVATAEPGAPGETPPYTYLPVAAGDGWRTSTVRLTGLAGSVHALGVRLTGTGTLKWRLGSIAVYDTPRTPGPPTGLRVTAASGGDLRLAWNPAPGAVRHYTLHRLLPDGTRRFLGGTCQRAFFVPGLRPEQGERRARLELRAVGELYTSSAPVTVTHPW, encoded by the coding sequence GTGAACCCCACCAGACGCACCGTCCTGCTCGCCGCGACCGCGGCGGCGCTGCTCCCCGCGCTGCCCGCGAAGGCGGCGACGGCGACCGCGCTCCAGCCGTACGCCACCTACTGGTACCCGGACTCCCTGCCCTCCGGCAGCCCCGGCACCGGCATCACCTGGCGCAGCCTGAAGACCTGGCGGGCGGCCGAGGACGCCGACCTCGCCTTCAACGCGGCCGCCGTGCCGCTCGCCGGCCGCTTCACCCCGACGCCCGCCAACCCGACGGCCCGGGCCGACCAGGCACGCATCCAGTCGCTGGTCTCCTTCGGGCCCACGGCCGGCAACCCCTCGCAGGGCTCGGCCACGTCCGACTACTACGCCTTCGGGCACTGGGCCTACGTCGACGAACTGGTCTTCTGGGGCGGCTCGTCCGGCGAGGGGCTGATCCTCGCGCCGAACGCCCCGATCGTGGACGCCGCCCACCGGCACGGCGTGCCCGTCCTCGGCAACATCTTCCTGCCACCGGCCGCCTACGGCGGACAGTTGCAGTGGACCCGGGACCTGGTGCAGAAGGACGCGGCCGGCCGGTACCCGCTGGCGGACCGGCTCGTCGCGGTCGCCACGGCGTACGGCTTCGACGGATGGTTCGTCAACGCGGAGACCGGCGGAGGGGACGCGGCTCTCGGGGCGGACATGCTCGGCTTCGTACGGGAGTTGAAGGCCCTGTCCGCGGCGAGGGGGCAGCGGGTCACCTGGTACGACTCGATGACCGTGAACGGGACGGTGAGCTGGCAGGGCGCGCTGAACAGCCGCAACCAGGCGTTCTTCGAGGCCGCGGACGACATGTTCGTCGACTTCCGGTGGACGGCGTCCAGTCTGGCCTCGTCGGGCACCCTCGCCCAGCAACTCGGGCGCAACCGGTACGAGTTGTGGGCGGGCGTGGACGTGGAGGCGAACGGCTGGAACACCTCCGAGAACTGGGACGCGATCGTGCCGGGGGACAGCCCGCACGTGACCTCGATCGGGTTGTACCGGCCGGAGTGGACCCGCAACCACCTGCCCGCCGACCAGCGGTCGCCGCGCGACTTCCACGCGGCCGACGACCGCTTCTGGACCGGCAGGTCGCTCGACCCGTCCCGCCCGGACGCCACCGACCCCTGGCACGCCCCGGCGGTGTCGGTCGCCGACCGGTCGACGGTCACGGCGGTGCCGTTCGCGAGCGTGTTCAACACCGGGCACGGGCTGCGGTGGTACGAGGAGGGCGTGGTCACCTCGGACACGCCCTGGAACCATCTCGGGCTGCAGGACCGGCTGCCCTCGCGGCAATGGATCGTGCGGACGCGGGGCACGCGGCCGGCCGTCTCCTTCGACTTCGCGGACGCCTGGCGGGGCGGCAGCAGCGTGCTCGTGGACGGCGTGCTGGACGAGCCGGTCACCGTGGACCTGTACGCCGTACGGCTGCCGGTCAGCGGTGACACCGTGGTCGAACTGACCCACCGGACCGACGAGGGCGAGGTGGGCGTCGAGCTCGCCGTGGCCACCGCCGAGCCCGGCGCGCCGGGCGAGACACCGCCGTACACCTATCTGCCCGTGGCCGCAGGCGACGGCTGGCGGACCTCGACCGTACGGCTGACCGGGCTCGCCGGGTCCGTCCACGCGCTCGGCGTGCGGCTCACCGGCACCGGCACGCTGAAGTGGCGGCTCGGCTCCATCGCGGTGTACGACACCCCCCGCACCCCCGGCCCGCCGACCGGCCTGCGCGTCACCGCGGCCAGTGGCGGCGACCTGCGCCTCGCCTGGAACCCCGCCCCGGGTGCCGTACGCCACTACACCCTGCACCGGCTCCTGCCCGACGGCACCCGGCGCTTCCTCGGCGGCACCTGCCAGCGCGCCTTCTTCGTCCCCGGCCTGCGCCCTGAACAGGGCGAGCGGCGGGCGCGGTTGGAGCTGCGTGCCGTGGGGGAGCTCTACACCTCGTCGGCCCCCGTGACGGTCACCCATCCCTGGTGA